From Dermochelys coriacea isolate rDerCor1 chromosome 8, rDerCor1.pri.v4, whole genome shotgun sequence, the proteins below share one genomic window:
- the MAGOH gene encoding protein mago nashi homolog, protein MGSDFYLRYYVGHKGKFGHEFLEFEFRPDGKLRYANNSNYKNDVMIRKEAYVHKSVMEELKRIIDDSEITKEDDALWPPPDRVGRQELEIVIGDEHISFTTSKIGSLIDVNQSKDPEGLRVFYYLVQDLKCLVFSLIGLHFKIKPI, encoded by the exons ATGGGGAGCGATTTCTACCTGCGCTATTACGTGGGGCACAAGGGGAAATTCGGCCACGAGTTCCTGGAGTTCGAGTTCCGGCCGGACG GAAAACTGAGATATGCCAACAACAGTAATTACAAAAATGATGTAATGATCAGAAAAGAG GCCTATGTACACAAGAGTGTGATGGAGGAACTGAAGAGAATAATTGATGACAGTGAAATCACAAAAGAAGATGATGCCTTATGGCCTCCACCTGACAGAGTTGGTCGGCAG gAGCTTGAAATTGTAATTGGTGATGAACACATCTCTTTTACCACATCAAAAATCGGATCACTTATTGACGTAAATCAATCCAA GGATCCAGAAGGGTTACGAGTGTTTTACTATCTGGTGCAGGACCTTAAGTGTCTAGTCTTCAGTCTCATTGGATTACATTTCAAGATTAAGCCAATTTAA